The genomic segment AGCAGCAATAAAGGCTGCGATTCAGAATAAATAACACGGTCAGAGCTCCcaaccatgttagaagtggacttgggcctaactcaaccccacaaaaccggcttgtagagtgaggtttgcacccacttataaagtAAGAATTGGCCTTATtcctagtcgatgtgggactttccaacacaccccctccacgccgaggtatatacatctcgtgcgtgatagtagaaattgggtggtccgataacggcccgataccAGGTAGAATAGAAGAATTAGAAGCCCGATACcaggtggaatagaagaatagaatacccacttagaactcgctaggataggctctaaccatggctctgataccatgtcaAATGTAGGATAGAAtactttcttattatttcttatgAGGTTGTTAACCTCTATTTGATACATAAGTCAGCAgcatattttaggaaatatggGCTGCTAATTCTACTGGACAAATCCCTAACATTACGggatcaatcaaacataaatagcCTATTAATGGCAGCACCCAGCAATTACAGAAATACAgcacatttaaataaaagactTCCTAAAATACACTGTGCCAATTAATACCACTCCAATCACGGTTTTGACAatggactacatgaatcgtATTTTTAGACCCTTCCTGGACAAGTTTGTGGTCGTTTTTATTGATGATATCCTCATTTACTCCAAAAGCCGTGAAGAGCATGAAGACCATTTGAGGTTAGCGCTCAGTGtgttaagagaaaaaaagttgtatGCCAAGTTATTCaagtgtgagttttggatgGATGAAGTGCAGTTTTTGGGGCACGTAATTTTGGCTAGAGGTATCTCAATGGATCCGACTAAAGTACGAGCGGTATTGGAATGGGAGAGTTCATGTTCGGTCACTGAAGTTAGGAGTTTCGTGGGGCTAGCTGGCTACTATAGGCGGTTCATTGAAGGattctctaagatagtagcacAGTTGACGCAACTGACCAGAAAAGATCACCCGTTCACTTGGACCGATCAGTGTGAATCTAGTTTCCAAGAATTGAAGCAGAAGTTGATGAGCGCTCCAGTCTTGGTTATCCCTGACACGGCCAAACCGTTCGAAGTCTACTGTGATGCTTCACATTAAGGTTTAGGTCGTGTGCTTATGCAAGAGAGAAGAGTGGTCGCGACGCTTCTCGGCAATTGAAGactcatgagaagaattatcctatGCACGACCTAGAGTTGGCAGCTGTGGTTTTTGcgttgaagatttggaggcattactTGTATGGATCCACATTCCAAGTTTTCAGTGATCataagagtctcaagtacctctttgatcagaaggagttgaatatgaggcagaggaggtggcttgagttcttAAAAGATTATGAGTTTGAACTACTTTACCATCCAGAGAAGGCGAACGTTGTGGTTGATGCATTGAGTAGAAGAGTAGTTCATGTCTCGATAATGATGGTCAGGGAATTGAGTCTAGTTGAGAGTTTTAGAGACTTAAGGTTGCAGTTCGAGTTAGAACCGAGCGGTATAAGGTGTTGTGCTCTTAGAATATCCAGTGACGTGTTTGACCATATCAAGGAGAAGCAGTCGATTGATGAAGATCTGAGGAAGACTTTAGAGTTGATTGGTATAGATAAAGCAAAGGACTTCAATACCGGAACGGACGGTCTCTTACGCTTCAAAGGCAGAACGTGTGTTTCTAATGATGGGGAGCTGAAAAGGATAATTCTTGAGGAAGGGCACCAGAGttgttttagcatgcatccaggcgtgactaagatgtatcaagacctcaagAAATCTTTTTGGTGGACGGGTATGAAGAGTGACGTGACTCGGTTTGTGTCGTCTTGTTTAACCTGTCAGAAGGCAAAGGCAGAGCATCAAAGACCGGGTGGTCTACTACAGCCATTGGAGattccagaatggaagtgggataacATCTCTATGGATTTCGTGACCTACTTACCCCGTACGGTCAGGAACCATGATTTAATCTGGGTCATAGTGGATCTTTTGACAAAGAGCGCACACTTCTTAGCTGTCAACCTAAAGATATCTATGACAAAGCTAGCTCAACTATACATCCAAGAGATCGTTCATTTGCATGGAGTGCCATCTAGCATCATCTCAGACCGAGACCCCAAGTTTACCTCTCGTTTTTGGCAGTCACTTCAGCAAGAATTGGGGAGTCGTTTGCAGATGAGCTCAGCATATCATCCTCAGCCAGACGGTCAATCTGAAAGAACCATTCAAACGCTTGAAGACTTGCTGAGGACGTGCGTACTGGATCACTTGGGCGTGTGGGACGAAGTTCTACCTTTGGTTGAATTCACTTACAACAACAGCTTTCAGTCCAACATTGGAATGACACCTTTTGAAGCTCTTTACGGGAGAAAGTGTCGAACGTCactttgttggtttcaagagGGAAAAGTGGCGTTAACTAGACCTGAAGTTATTCAGCAGACGACCGAGAAGGTGAAGTTGATTCAAGATAGGTTGAAAGCATCTCAAAGTAGGAAGAAATCATATGCCAACAAGAGGAGAAGACCGTTGGAGTTCACTGTAGGAGATCACGTTTTCCTTAGGCTGAATCCAACTACGGGCGTTGGCAGAGCCGTTCGGCCTAAGAAGCTGTCTCCCAAGTTTATAGGCCCTTACCAGATCCTAAGGCGAATAGGATCGGCTGCGTATGAGATAGCCTTGCCTCCACAGTTATCCAACCTTCATCCAGTCTTCCACGTCTCTCAACTCCGAAAGTATATAGCCGATCCCTCTCACGTGTTGGAAGTAGAAGACGTTCAGATCAAAGAAGATCGTTCGATTGAGTTGAAGCCGGCCAACATTGAGGATACCTGAACCAAACAACTCAGGGGTAAAACCATTCGTTTAGTTAAAG from the Vigna angularis cultivar LongXiaoDou No.4 chromosome 3, ASM1680809v1, whole genome shotgun sequence genome contains:
- the LOC108322551 gene encoding uncharacterized mitochondrial protein AtMg00860-like, with translation MDYMNRIFRPFLDKFVVVFIDDILIYSKSREEHEDHLRLALSVLREKKLYAKLFKCEFWMDEVQFLGHVILARGISMDPTKVRAVLEWESSCSVTEVRSFVGLAGYYRRFIEGFSKIVAQLTQLTRKDHPFTWTDQCESSFQELKQKLMSAPVLVIPDTAKPFEVYCDASH